The sequence CGTGACAGCTTCCGGCGGTGAAGCCATTTTGCAGGCTGAATTTGTCCGTGATTGGTTTCGTGCCTGTCAGCAACAAGGCATTCATACTTGTCTTGATACTAATGGTTTTGTCCGCCGTTATGATAAGGTGATTGATGAATTATTAGATGTCACCGATTTAGTGATGCTAGATTTAAAACAACTAGACGACAGTATTCATAAAAATCTGGTTGGTGTTTCTAATCACCGAACGCTTGAATTTGCCCGTTATCTGGCTAAACGTGGGCAGAAAACCTGGATCCGTTATGTGGTAGTACCCAGCTGGTCAGATGATGACCAATCCGCCCATCTATTAGGCCAATTTACCCGTGATATGCACAATATTGAAAAGATAGAGTTGCTACCCTACCATGAGTTAGGCAAGCATAAATGGCTAGCGATGGGTGAAGAGTACCAGCTAGCCGATATCAGACCACCAACCACCGAAACCATGGAGCGGGTAAAACATATTCTGCAAGGTTATGGCCATAAAGTGGTTTATTAAATTTTGCTATGGTTTATCTGGCTTTTAGTTAATTTATCGATTTGAATTAAGTGGGCTTTTCTGCCGATGTTACTGACAGAAAAATCCACTATTTAAAATATAATACGCTACTTATTAATCAATTCGGTTAAGTTTATTAAACTCAGCAACCGGCTTTGGTTTGCTGTTTTTCCTCCATTACTATCCAAGCGGCCTGAGATTTTATTTTTTAATAACGGTTACTGACCATGGACTTAAATTGCTCTTGGCGGCTACTTTTTTTAGACGCTGAATAGGCTAATAATTGAGTAGCATATGCAAAGGAATCTGCATTGTTATATGGCAGCTCGTAATAATCCTCAAATTTTAAATGCTTCAAACTACTCTTGCTGCTAATAAATTTGTCAAAACTATAAACTAATGCACTTGTATTATTGAAAGTTTTATCAGTTGCTAAAATCTGAAGCGCATGTATATTTTGATGAGCACTGCCACCTGTACTTGAATAAGCAATATCAAGAGTACCTAATACTATATGGGAAAATTCGTGAATCAAAGTTATCTCTACTACATCCTCCGCTCCGCGATTTTGATATTTAAACCATGTTTTCTCAAAAACCTCTTAATATTTCTCATTCTTAAAAAAATCAGATGCTTCTTTAAAAATTTTTGCCTTAGAAATTTGATTTTCGCCAGCAGACATAGCTTTATTGTAATTTAATTTTTTCTTCTCAGGAAAAAAATATGCTGTTTGTGCTATTACATCTGTATCACTTTCAGGACCAACGTGTTCAATTATATTTTTATTAACATCAAATGATTTCATCAGGTTCTGAATTGCGGTTAAATCCTGACGCCAAGTTTCTTTAAGTTCGTCAGAAGCATGACCAAAAAAAGTACTCATTACTTGATTAACCGCATTATTATTACTCTGTAGTACATTTAGCGCCTTATCAATAGTTTTTATCGTGTGCTTAACCGTTTTATCGACATTTTTCTGCAACGCTGACGGCGCCATTCCTTTTTCATCCACTAAGGTAACTGGGTTATTTCTACACATGCGATAGAGGTTCAATCCATCAACGGTTCCAGCTGGATCAGCACTTAGCCAACGTCCCACCCATGGTTGGTAATAGCGATAACCGTAATAGTAGAGACCACTAGCATCCAGTTCTTTGCCTGAATAACGAATGGTTTTATAATTGACTTCTAATTGACTGATAGCCAGCAATACCGAGGTGCCACCATAGGGATAATACTCTTCCTGACTAATCAGCAGGCCATTCGCATCGACCTCTAACCGACTACTACCTAGCTGGTCATCATAACTATAGCGTAACTGATCATTAATGATCTGCGCCGGCCTGCCCATTTCCCAATGCAGCGCCCGTACCTGAGCCCGTCCGGCCTCACCAATCAGCGTGATCTCCAGCAATTCTTTCACTGTATTATCATTACTGCTGGTACGCAGCTCAGCACCGGCCAGATAAATTACTTGCTGAGTTTGGCTACTATTGCCATTTTGTCTATCGGTGGTTTTTACTACTCGTTGACTATTGCTATCGTAACGGTACCATTCAATGTCCGCCGGTTGATCACTGTGGCCTGCTAATGTGACTGTTAACAATTCCCCCCGTGGCGTCCAGGTCAGCCCTTGCCCAGATAATAATTGCTGTTGCTGCCCACCTGCGGTAAACAGACTGTCTACCTGGGTGGGATCTTCAGTTAATGTACTTAACACCGCCCGATTGCTGCGATTGGATACGGTAATATTAACGGTGTAATTATTGTTACTTGCTGGCGCACTATGGCGTATTTGCGATAAATTACCGCCAAAATCGTAAGTGTAATTTCGAGTATAATTGGTATAGGTATTGCTATCGAGAGGGGATGCTGGCGGTAATTGCTGTGTTTGCTGACCAATATTGGCCATTTCTCGCCCGGTGGCTTGAACCAGACGGTAGAGACTATCATAGTAATAGTGATTTTCAGGTACAATTTTTTGATTACGCCAGAAGCGCGTTGCCTCAGCATCATTGCTAATGCGTAGCACATTGCCGACCGGATCATACTCATAACGCAAATCTTGTAATATTTTTGCCCCTGCCGGGTGGCTAGCTGGACGTTCGGTTTTTATATTGATTAACCGCTGCGTCTGGGGTTCATAAATATATGAAGTCACTATTCCATTGCCATGCTCTTCGCGTAATTTCTGCCCATTGGCGGCGTAGGTTAATGACTTGACAATCACCTGTTCACTGCCGGCTTTTAGCGTCAACCAGCTGGCCATCAACATACCGGCAACATCATAGGCCTGCCGCTGCATATTGCCCATCGCATCGGTACTGGTCAATATCGCACCGCTGGCATCAACGCTATAGTGATTAGTATAAACAGCCGGCGATAACAGTGTATCCCAGGCGGACTCATCTTCTCCCTGCCAGTTAGCATCCAGTTCATCTTGTAATAAGCGACGCGAAGTCGATAACATGGTACCGGTTAGCGCGAGACTATGCGTTTGCTCAAGCCCGGCAGTATCATAGTGACGAACACAGGCCCCGACTAAATTCCAATCTTTCTCCGTTTGGCTATTACCCGCCCAGACAAAACGTTCGGTGATCTGCGCTGCTTCGCCTGCCGGCTGTTCCGAAATCGCCAACAACCGCCCAAGTGAAGCCTTATCTTCATACTGCCAGTAACAGGTGTGCGCCGTTGCATTGACAGCGAAATAAGGACGCTGAGCAACATCCTTCATCGTTACTGTCATTCCCGCATCCACACTCTCAACCGACAATACTTCACCACTGAGTGAGGTTAGATAGCTAAAATTGTCTTGAATAGTATCATCGGTTTGCTGTTGTTGATATAACCGTGGATCAATACTGTGCGCTAAAAAACCCAATGCATTATATTGATAGCGGGTAATAAATTCATCACGCTTATCGGGCGTATCCGGATGGCGGAGATATTGAATTTGTCTGACCGTCTGACCGCGATTATCTTGCACTGTTATAGTGGGGGTATTGTTAAATAATGATGTTTGCATACTGCCTCCTTTCGTTGTTGAGTCTTATTTTTACTCAGTAATCAGGAAAACGCATTTATTAAACATATTCAATGGATATTTTTTTATTTACAAAAGCATTATTAAACAAATAACTCATTCTACCCAACTAACGGAAAGTTATTTTCGCTATCATCACAGATAAAGAGCAAATTAACGATCAACTTAACAATAGACTTAATTAGAACTTAACCATTTTTACTAACATCTGTTTATTCATTTATGAAAAAAGATGCTTTGTCTGTTTTTCAACATAATAAATTAATGAATTGCTAGCACTCTAGAGGAAAATAATCAGAATCCGATCAATTTTTTTGATAGGTAATTCAAATTAAATTAACAAAATTAAAAAAAAATAATAAATATATTACAAGATAGAACTTCGACTTATACACCAGCGTTTAATGCTGTTAATTTACCTGTTAAAAACTTAGCCAATTATTATTAAGAATATTTTGATTTGGCAAATTTTTAAAATAAGTTTTTGTGATAGTGGTTATCACATGAGAATTTAACAAAAAATTTTACCCTATTTAACCGTAAATTTTTTAAGAGTTTTTCCAACATATCGTTAACATCAGCCAAGCCGTTCATCTTCTTTTTTTTCATCGCCATCGGTGACATAAAGTCGTTTGATTTTATAAAATTGAGTTATAAAGTATCTTTTTTATTTATATAAATTAATAAGTTAGATGAACTATTGAGATAAATAAATGAAGATATCGAATAATAATTTTAACCATCATTATTATGTTGCAAAAGATAAAAAAAGTGATGACAAAACCGTTGCTGATGAAAAAACTGACAATAATAAACCCCCTGACGATGAAAAAATAGATAACCGTAGTAGCCTTGATTATTTAATAAATAAAGATAGGGATAGAGCCAGAGCGCTGTTGAAACAACAAGACAAGCCAAAGATAAGAAACAAACGTGACAGCAATGACCCCAATATAATAACGGTAATAGCGAATAAACAACCTGAATGGCTTTCTAGCAGAGAAAGTAGTTATGCATCTGATTCGCTCCAGCAGGCAATTCTTGCTAGCAAAAAACAGGCTGAAAGATCAACATCAGCCGCCATAAATGATGATTTAGTTAAGATATTAATCAATGAGCAGCATGCTCGCAGCCTGCTAAAAAAAGCTAACTCACTCGCTATTATTGGCGGTGCAGTAACGCCAGCGGGACAAATGGCGCCAGTGTTCTCTTCATCTGGTGTCGGGAGCCTGGTATTTAACAACAGCACCGGAGTTTCCTTAATTACTCAACTTAACCAGGTGTCACCGATCATGCAAAACTGATCCACTAACGATCATCTAAAACTGATCCACTTGGTATTATTCGCACATTTTTGTACGGGTAATTTATGTTAACCAAGGAGATATTTGTGGATATTCATGTTCGCTTTGCTCAAGGACAAAGCCTTCGAAAAATTGCCAGTGAATTGGGCATTTCGCGTAACACCGTAAAACATCATTTACAACAACAGACAATGCCAACTTACGCTAAAAGAAGTCAACCACCGACTAAATTAGCACCGTTTAAAACTTACTTGCTTCAGCGAATTGAACTGGCTAAACCTGATTGGATCCCTGCAACAGTCTTATTTGATGAGATAGTTGAAAGCGGCTATCAAGGTGGTATTGCTCAATTACGCCGATTTGTTTGTCAATTTAAACCAAACATTATTCCTGAAGCTGTCGTCCGTTTTGAAACACAGCCAGGTCAACAAATGCAAATAGACTTCACCAGCATACGGCGAGGTAAAAAATCTCTGAAAGCGTTTGTTGCAACGCTAGGCTATTCGCGTGCGAGTTATGTAAAGTTCTTTGATAATGAACGAGCAGAATCGTGGCAACAAGGTTTACGAGAAGCTTTCGACTACTTTGGTGGTGTACCACAGGAAGTATTGTGTGATAACGCAAAATCCCTCATCATCGAACGGGATGCTTATGCAGAAGGTGAACATAAATTACATGTTGAAATGCTTCAAATGTCGAAAGATTACGGCTTTAAATTGAAGGCTTGCAAACCCTACAGGGCAAAAACGAAAGGGAAAGTAGAGCGCTTTAACCACTATTTAAAAACAGCTTTATCGTGCCATTAAATACCAACCTTCGTGCTCATAATCTTGAACTGGATATTGAGATAGCTAATGCAAAAGTAGGTCCATGGTTACAACGCGTTGCCCATCAGCGGATTCATGGAACAACGTTAGAGAAGCCAGCAGACAGACTAGCTAAGGAGGTTAAGTATCTTCTACCCTTACCAGCAAGGGTTTGCCAATCTATCCCGCAGACTAATACGCTTAATATCCGTATCGTACCGCCCCTTGAATCTGTCAGTTTGCAGCACTCAATCAGCGTATACGAAGCATTGCTGGGAGGTGAACATGTTATTGCATGAACAAATTGAACACCTGTGTGAGTCATTGAAATTAAATTCTATTCCGACTCATTGGTCATCACTTGCCGAACAATGCATTGCCCAAGACAAAAGCTACGGAGAGTTTTACTGTCCCTATTAAAATGTGAGCAACAACAACGAGATGAACGAACTCGTAATCTTTTGAGTCGGATGGCAGGATTCCCAGCACATAAAGAACTTAATACGTTCGATTTTAAGTTTGCAACGGGGATCCCCAAACAACACATACAGGAATTAAGCGCATTAACTTTTATTGAACGTAATGAAAATATCGTGTTGCTTGGCCCAAGCGGTGTAGGCAAAACCCATTTAGCTATTGGGTTAGGATTAAAAGCAGTACAGGCCAAGAAGAAAACCCGTTTTACCACGGCAGCTGAACTGATGTTGCAACTCTCAACTGCCAAACGACAAAATAAGCTCAAACAATATCTATCACGTTCGGTGACGGCACCAAAATTGTTGATTATCGATGAGATTGGATACCTGCCGTTTGGGCGAGAAGAAGCAAACCTGTTTTTCAATGTGATTGCCAAGCGTTATGAGCATGGCAGTGTCATATTGACGAGTAACCTATCATTTGGGCAATGGCCAAGTGCTTTTGCTGATGACGCAACATTAACTGCCGCTATGCTTGATCGTTTACTTCATCATTCGCATGTACTGCAATTAAGCGGTGAAAGCTACCGATTGAAAGATAAGCGGCGCTCAGGAGCAATAACTGAGTAAAACAGTGGATCAATTTTGATTGATCGGATTTAGCTAAAAAGTGGATCAGTTTTCGGTGATCGTTGACAACCAGGCTGTGAATGCATTAACAAGCATGGCTGCTGAGGTTGCCTTAAAGGCCATTTCTAAAGGTTTTGTCATTGCCTCAATTTTTTATTCACCCAAAGCCGGCGAAGGTAGTGATTTAGCTCAAGGTCGAACCCTTGAGCAATTTCTTTCATTGTCAGTGCCTGCAAAAACCATGGGACTAACCAACAAGCAAGCGTTGCAACAAGCGGCGAATACATCAGGTCAAATTGCCATGCCAATAAGAGGCAAACTTGTGGTAACAGATGATAAAATTAACGTCATGGTGGTTAAGACTGATGAAATCAGACCGGTTAAAGTCATTAATGCCGTACAGGATGCTAAAACCGGATTATATATCCACTCACTACCTAAAAATAGTCATCAAACCTCTACTATTAATGTTGTCACGGCCCCCGCAAAAGAGTTGTTGCTAACAGGGCAGCCCCCCTTAATACCCAAGCTGCCTTCTGTGCCAGTCACCGTCCGTAATAACCCAACCTCGTCGCAGTATGCGCCAATCCCGCTATCCGTAACAACTGAATTCCAGGATGTTATTTTGGTTTATCCTGAAGCGGCAAAAATGGAGCCGGTTTATATAACCTATGGCTCAAAAACTCAGAGCATGGTTGACCAAGCAGCACAACAATTAGATAGCGCCAACAAATCCTTTGCGGCGATTGATAAGCAATATCAAGCTGAATTATTAGTTTTAAATAGCTTATAGACAACGCCAGAAGGGTTAGCTCTCTCTAACCCAGCAAAATATCCATTGATATATCAGCAAACGGTTGAACAACGAAAAATGACAGATAGAGAAATTGCTGTCAGGGATATGTCATTGATTAAGGTTTTACAACAACAAGGAATAAAAGCCTATATCCTTGAAGCACTAAAAAAAGAATCTCAGCAAAAAACAATCCCGGGTTTGGCACCTATATTAGTCGCGGCGCTTTATGAAACATTAGGTCATCGTTTACTTGACGCAGATAAAAAAATAGCCCAACAGCAGAAAAAATTGCAGCCTCTAATGGCGAGCCGCAAAACGGCGGAAGAAAATAAAAAAGCCGCAGCAGGTAAAGTTGAAGCGGAAATCAAACGTCTTTTTGTCTCTGAGCAAAACCTTAAAAACGTCAATAATCATTATTATCCGGCACCTGCAACTAAATTACTGGCAGATTATTTAGGTTTACAGGTAAGTCAGGCAAAAACGCCGGCAGCAGATGGCATAAACCAAAAACCGCGTTGGATGGATGCGAAAGGCGGCCAGTTATATGAATGGAATACTTTTACCGGCAAAATGGAGACTTATAAACCTGGACACTGGGAAACAGAATTAACCCCTAGTGGTAAAGCAGAACCGGTCTGGGTAGTTGAAAGTGTAATCGACCCGGTAACTGGACTTTATGGCATTACCCTACCAGATAAAGACGGTAAACAAGGCAGAACAGTTTTAATCAGTCCGCTAAAAGCACCGGGTGCCGATGGCCTAGGGCATTTACTGCACCCTGAACAACAGCAAATTATTATCCTTAATACTGGCAATAACGAACCGATTATAACACCTATTGTCCGGGTCTACCCCAACCTCATTCCGCCTGATATCGAAACACCGGTAAACGTGCCTCCCCTTGAAAACGGTTATCAACCCCTTTATGTGATGTTTAATTCTCCATTAGATGTCTTCCCATTTACACGAAAACAATTAGATAAAAAATTTAAGCATGCAAGTGATTTTGGTATTAATGATACCCAAAAGAATAGCGAAACCTTAACTAAATATCGTGACGCAATTGCAGCCCATTTAAATGACAAAGATACAATAGAAAAAGGCACTTATCCAAGAGAGAAAAATTCAAAAGTATTTTAATCAAAGAACTCATAATGTTGTAATCCTTGACAAAGATGGGTTATTTGTGTCTGGATGGAAACTTTCAGTTGGTGAGCCACAATTTAATAATTATATTGAAAAAGGGGTTTTGCAATGAGTATGAAACTAATCTCTTTAGCTATACATTTTATTGAATCTAAAATTAGCGAAGATGATTTTGTTGATAAATATATGGAACAATGGAAAAAAGAAAGAGATTCTGGCATTTCAAAAAAAGACCCAGATAAATTATCGGAATGTTGCTCTAGTGTTTTTATTTTAGCTGATTGTTATGATCCCGATCCTGATAGAAGAGAAAGTGAGTTAGATTCCGATGGATTAAAGAGAGAGGTTAAGGAAACATTGGAGAAATTTAATTTCATTTAAATAATTTATATACAATTGAGGCTGAAGTGGCATTTCACAAAGCAGAGTAAAGTAAGTAGTGTTAGATCTTGGAGATATTTATAGCAGGAAATGGGTAGGAGGTAACGGGTAATTGGTTAAATAAAGCAGGAGTAGAACTTGGTGCTCCAATACCCCGTCAGATTGCTGATAAGTTAAGAGGGAAAAAATTTGCCAGTTTCGATCAATTCCGTCAGGCTTTTTGGCAAGAAGTGGCTAAAGATCCTGAAATTAGTAAACAATTTATTCCAGCCAATAAAACCAGAATGAGTCAAGGTTTAGCTCCTCGAGCTAAAAATAAAAATACTATTGGAGGCCGACGCTCATTTGAACTTCATCATAATATATGCATTAGTAATGGTGGTAAAATATACGATATAGATAATCTTAGTGTAACCACTCCAAAGAAACATATCGAAATTCATAGAGGAACATAATAGTGAAACTAAAAAACAATATTAGTGATTACACCGAAGCTGAATTCAAAAAAGTTGTAGAAGCGATAATTAATTGTGAAGGAGATGAAAAAACCCAAGATGATTACTTGGAAAATTTCATTAGCGTTTCAGAACATCCAAGTGGATCAGATTTAATTTATTACCTAGAAAATAATAATGATGGAAGCGTAAATAATATCATAAAAGAAATAAAAGATTGGCGCGCTAAAAACGGTAAACCAGGTTTTAAACCAGAATAACGATAATCTGCATTGCTGTTACTGAAAATCATAAAACTCCAGTAACAGTAATACTTAATTGGCAGTCTAAGCCGGAACTGGTGAAATTTCCGGCTTAGTCCAGACCATGATAAAATTTATTATTTTAAATATAAAAATATTACCAAAATTTATATTACAGATTACAGGCTACTTCAATCTTACAGGTTAATTAATCATCATCTTATAATCCGTGATCCATGCACTTTTAATTGGCGGGCAATCGCCGTTACTCCCATTCCCTAAGAACACAGTTGACGAATTTTTCCCCAATCAATACTGCGCTTGCGTCCAAATTGAACAGCTTTTAAAGCCCGGGTGCCGATGGCCTGGGACATTTACTTGAGTCATAAAAGCAATAAATTGTGGCACTATTGAAAAGTTTGTTAAAAATATCAATGAATTATGAGTTGCAATTTGCAGCCTATGCTTTTGAAAAATTGGCATTGCAACATAAGTACATATATCTGTACTCATGTTGACTATTGGTTTATTATTGTTCAATGATTAGTTCTGACGTAGCAATCAAGGAGTCATAATGAAAACAGTCAATTATACCGATGCAAGACAAAACTTAACCTCTATCATGAATGAAGCGATAGATGATCGGATCCCAATTTTAATCACTAGACAAAAAGGGATCCCTTGCGTTTTGTTATCACATGATGAATACCAATCTTTAGAAGAGACGGCCTACCTGCTGCGCTCGCCAGCTAATGCTCGTCATCTATTGGATTCAATTGATGAACTCAATGCCGGTAAAGGAATTGAAAGAGATATTCAGGAATGAAATTAATTTTTACCGAACAATCTTGGAACGATTACCTTTATTGGCAGCAGATAGATAAAAAGGTAATTAAACGTATTAATGAATTAATTAAAGATATTAAAAGAGAACTTTTTTCTGGTATCGGTAAGCCCGAGCCTTTAAAACATAATTTAACCGGTTTTTGGTCGCGCAGAATAACTGAGGAACACCGTTTAATTT is a genomic window of Arsenophonus apicola containing:
- the pflA gene encoding pyruvate formate lyase 1-activating protein; the protein is MSLVGRIHSFESCGTVDGPGIRFIVFFQGCLMRCLYCHNRDTWDTHGGKEITVEELMKEVVSYRHFMNASGGGVTASGGEAILQAEFVRDWFRACQQQGIHTCLDTNGFVRRYDKVIDELLDVTDLVMLDLKQLDDSIHKNLVGVSNHRTLEFARYLAKRGQKTWIRYVVVPSWSDDDQSAHLLGQFTRDMHNIEKIELLPYHELGKHKWLAMGEEYQLADIRPPTTETMERVKHILQGYGHKVVY
- a CDS encoding RHS repeat domain-containing protein — translated: MQTSLFNNTPTITVQDNRGQTVRQIQYLRHPDTPDKRDEFITRYQYNALGFLAHSIDPRLYQQQQTDDTIQDNFSYLTSLSGEVLSVESVDAGMTVTMKDVAQRPYFAVNATAHTCYWQYEDKASLGRLLAISEQPAGEAAQITERFVWAGNSQTEKDWNLVGACVRHYDTAGLEQTHSLALTGTMLSTSRRLLQDELDANWQGEDESAWDTLLSPAVYTNHYSVDASGAILTSTDAMGNMQRQAYDVAGMLMASWLTLKAGSEQVIVKSLTYAANGQKLREEHGNGIVTSYIYEPQTQRLINIKTERPASHPAGAKILQDLRYEYDPVGNVLRISNDAEATRFWRNQKIVPENHYYYDSLYRLVQATGREMANIGQQTQQLPPASPLDSNTYTNYTRNYTYDFGGNLSQIRHSAPASNNNYTVNITVSNRSNRAVLSTLTEDPTQVDSLFTAGGQQQQLLSGQGLTWTPRGELLTVTLAGHSDQPADIEWYRYDSNSQRVVKTTDRQNGNSSQTQQVIYLAGAELRTSSNDNTVKELLEITLIGEAGRAQVRALHWEMGRPAQIINDQLRYSYDDQLGSSRLEVDANGLLISQEEYYPYGGTSVLLAISQLEVNYKTIRYSGKELDASGLYYYGYRYYQPWVGRWLSADPAGTVDGLNLYRMCRNNPVTLVDEKGMAPSALQKNVDKTVKHTIKTIDKALNVLQSNNNAVNQVMSTFFGHASDELKETWRQDLTAIQNLMKSFDVNKNIIEHVGPESDTDVIAQTAYFFPEKKKLNYNKAMSAGENQISKAKIFKEASDFFKNEKY
- a CDS encoding S-type pyocin domain-containing protein gives rise to the protein MDQFSVIVDNQAVNALTSMAAEVALKAISKGFVIASIFYSPKAGEGSDLAQGRTLEQFLSLSVPAKTMGLTNKQALQQAANTSGQIAMPIRGKLVVTDDKINVMVVKTDEIRPVKVINAVQDAKTGLYIHSLPKNSHQTSTINVVTAPAKELLLTGQPPLIPKLPSVPVTVRNNPTSSQYAPIPLSVTTEFQDVILVYPEAAKMEPVYITYGSKTQSMVDQAAQQLDSANKSFAAIDKQYQAELLVLNSL
- a CDS encoding colicin E3/pyocin S6 family cytotoxin, with product MIYQQTVEQRKMTDREIAVRDMSLIKVLQQQGIKAYILEALKKESQQKTIPGLAPILVAALYETLGHRLLDADKKIAQQQKKLQPLMASRKTAEENKKAAAGKVEAEIKRLFVSEQNLKNVNNHYYPAPATKLLADYLGLQVSQAKTPAADGINQKPRWMDAKGGQLYEWNTFTGKMETYKPGHWETELTPSGKAEPVWVVESVIDPVTGLYGITLPDKDGKQGRTVLISPLKAPGADGLGHLLHPEQQQIIILNTGNNEPIITPIVRVYPNLIPPDIETPVNVPPLENGYQPLYVMFNSPLDVFPFTRKQLDKKFKHASDFGINDTQKNSETLTKYRDAIAAHLNDKDTIEKGTYPREKNSKVF
- a CDS encoding colicin immunity domain-containing protein, which codes for MSMKLISLAIHFIESKISEDDFVDKYMEQWKKERDSGISKKDPDKLSECCSSVFILADCYDPDPDRRESELDSDGLKREVKETLEKFNFI
- a CDS encoding bacteriocin immunity protein, with amino-acid sequence MKLKNNISDYTEAEFKKVVEAIINCEGDEKTQDDYLENFISVSEHPSGSDLIYYLENNNDGSVNNIIKEIKDWRAKNGKPGFKPE
- the yefM gene encoding YoeB-YefM toxin-antitoxin system antitoxin YefM, with the protein product MKTVNYTDARQNLTSIMNEAIDDRIPILITRQKGIPCVLLSHDEYQSLEETAYLLRSPANARHLLDSIDELNAGKGIERDIQE
- a CDS encoding Txe/YoeB family addiction module toxin, with product MKLIFTEQSWNDYLYWQQIDKKVIKRINELIKDIKRELFSGIGKPEPLKHNLTGFWSRRITEEHRLIYRLTDKSLEIASCRYHYN